The nucleotide window CCGTCACGCCAACACCAATACTGCCACTAGTTGACTCATTCTTCTCCGTATAAGTCTCCCGGTCCTGCTGGCTCTTTAGATTTAAATCCACGCCTGCTTCCACTTTGACGGTTTCTCCTTTAACCTCTCCTCCGATTATATTGATATCATGGCTAGATTTGACGGTTAGCTTCTTCTCCGCCGTAATCCGAGGTTTCACTGTAGTGGATCCGGTGCTCTTCCGTATTGCCCTTGCCGCGCTGTCCCGATACATTCACTCCTCCAATACTCGA belongs to Acetonema longum DSM 6540 and includes:
- a CDS encoding hemagglutinin repeat-containing protein, yielding MYRDSAARAIRKSTGSTTVKPRITAEKKLTVKSSHDINIIGGEVKGETVKVEAGVDLNLKSQQDRETYTEKNESTSGSIGVGVTGNAGHTLTNPRQSGNLPR